The Maniola hyperantus chromosome 9, iAphHyp1.2, whole genome shotgun sequence genome includes a region encoding these proteins:
- the e(r) gene encoding enhancer of rudimentary homolog, giving the protein MSHTILLVQPGPRPETRTYSDYESVNDCMEGVCKIYEEHLKRRNPNTPTITYDISQLFDFVDQLADLSCLVYQKSTNTYAPYNKDWIKEKIYVLLRQAAGQSD; this is encoded by the exons ATG tctCACACAATTTTGCTAGTTCAGCCGGGTCCTAGGCCTGAAACAAGGACGTATTCGGACTATGAGAGCGTCAACGACTGTATGGAAGGCGTTTGTAAGATATACGAGGAACACTTAAAAAGACGGAATCCAAATACGCCGACGATAACATATGACATTTCTCAATTGTTCGACTTTGTTGATCAg TTGGCAGACCTCAGTTGCCTAGTGTACCAAAAATCAACAAACACTTATGCACCGTACAATAAGGACTGGATAAAGGAGAAAATCTATGTATTACTACGCCAGGCAGCCGGACAGAGCGACTGA